The genomic segment GTTCCACCCTGTAACAGCGGAGTGACCGCTGGACCTTGAAAAAGGTTTGTGGCGCTTCGGGCAGATAAAGGAGGGGATATGACCCCTGTAAGCAGTGCACCGCGCCTTTTATTGAGGCGATTACATAAGATCATGGCCGGGACCGGTTCCGCCGAGGACCGCCTGAACCAGGTGGTGCGTCTGATTGCGGCGAACATGGTGGCCGAGGTGTGTTCCGCCTATTTTTTGCGGGGCGGCGAAATTCTTGAACTGTTTGCCACCGAAGGCCTGAAAACCTCGGCCATTCACAGGACCCGTCTGCGCGTTGGCGAGGGGCTGGTGGGGCATGTGGCGAGTACAGGCACGCCACTGAGCCTGACAGACGCCCAGAATCACCCTAAATTTGTCTATCGGCAGGAAACTGGCGAGGAAGCCTATCATTCCTTTCTGGGGGTGCCAATCCTCAGGGCTGGCCGGGTGGCGGGGGTTCTGGTGATTCAGAACCGGGCCCGGCGGCAATATACCGAAGAGGAAGTGGAGGTTCTGCAAACCGTGGCCATGGTGCTGGCCGAACTGGTGGCCAGCGGCGAACTGTTTGATCCTTATGAGCAACCCGAAGGCACCCTGGAACGGGCGGCAACGCCGCGGTTTGAAGGGGTGGTGTTTTCCGAAGGCCTCGCAGAAGGGGTGGCTGTGCTGCATGAACCCCGGGTTGAGGTGATCCACCATATTTCCGAGGATCCGGAAAAGGAAAAGAAACGTCTTAAAAAGGCGCTTCAGGACCTGGAGCAGGAAATCGATTCCATGATGTCGGCGGAGGATTTTCGTCATCACGGAGAACACCGGGAAATCCTCGATGTTTACAAGCTATTTGCCCGGGACCGGGGGTGGCAGGAAAAAATCACGGATGCCATTGAATCGGGGCTGACGGCAGAAGCGGCGGTGGAACGGGTGCAGATGGAAAATCGCAGCCGGATGCAGCAAACCCGGGACCCATATCTGAGAGAGCGGCTGAGCGATCTGGATGATCTGGCCAATCGGCTGATCCGGCATTTGATGGGCAAGGTGGGTACGGCGGCCGGCGCGGCGTTACCGGATAATGCCATTGTTGTGGCGCAGAATATGGGGCCGGCCGAACTTCTGGATTATGACCGGGAAAAACTGCAGGCTGTGATTCTGCAGCAGGGCAGCCCCACAGCCCATGTGGCGATTGTGGCCCGGGCTCTGGGCATTCCCATGGTTGGTCAGGTGGAACAGGCCATGCTCCATGTGGAGGAGGGTGAGCAGGTCATTGTCGATGGCGTGGACGGGGTGGTTTATTTCTCCCCCCAGCCAGAGATCCTGGCCAGCTATCAAGAAAATATCCGCGCCCGGGCGGAGCTTCTGGCCAGCTACGAAGCCTTGCGGGACAAACCGGCGGTGACCCGGGACGGGATTGAAATTGATCTGTTTATCAATGCGGGCCTGTCGGTGGATATGGACGGGCTGGAGCGCACCGGCGCGTTGGGCGTAGGGCTGTTCCGCACGGAATTCCAATTCATGGTCAGTGCCACCATGCCCAAAGTGGATATTCAGGCGGAATTCTATCGTTCCATTCTTGAATCAGCCGCCGACAAGCCCGTGGTGTTCCGTACACTGGATATTGGCGGCGACAAACCGGTGTCTTTCCTGAAGCGGGATGAAGAAGCCAACCCGGCGCTGGGCTGGCGGGCCATGCGTATTTCCCTCGACCGTCCGGCGCTGTTGCGCTATCAGCTCAGGGCCCTGTTGCAGGCGACAGCCGGCAAGGTTTTTTATGTCATGTTTCCGATGATCGCCGATGTCAGCGAGTTTCAGCAGGCGCGGGCCATCCTGCAGCGGGAACTGGACTGGCTCGACAAATTCAACAAAAAGGGGCCGACGGAAATCAAGGTCGGCACCATGCTGGAAGTGCCATCATTGCTGTGGCAACTGGACAACCTGCTGCCGCTGGTGGATTTTGTGTCTGTAGGCAGCAATGACCTGATGCAGTTTTTCTTTGCCTGTGACCGGGAAAACCCGAAATTGGCGGACCGGTATGATCCGCTCTCCCCGGCGGCGCTCAGCATGCTGAAATTTATTGTTGACAAATGCGCAGAATATAAAGTGCCGGTGACGCTGTGCGGAGAGCTGGGCGGCAAGCCGTTGGCGGCGATGGCCATGTTGGGGATTGGCTTTACCCGCCTGTCCATTGCGCCAGCCTCAGTCGGGCCCGTGAAAATGATGATCCGCAGCCTTGATCTGGGCCAGCTTAAATCCTATCTCGACGGTCTCCTGAGTCGTCCGGATCACAGTCTGAGGGGCAAACTCATAGCCTTTGCCCGGGATCACGGGATCCAGATTTGACCAAATCGGGCTCATTTAGGCCAAAATAGCTGTTTTGTTTACGGTATTTGCAATTTTTTGTTGACTCGGCACATTAATCTAAGCTTCACTTCCGAAGAAACCCTTAAACAACCGTTAACAAATTGACCGATATAGAAAAAACGACGTTTTCTTAACGAAAAAATAATCTGCGCAGGATATAGTGCAGAAACAATGCGCCAGGCAAAGGCAGAGAGTGATCCCTGCGGCAAGGGCGCATTAATTCGAGCGGGCGGGAATTCTACACCAGAATAACAACAGAGGCTGAAAAACATCCCCGAGATGTCTTCCGGATATTGGTCAAAAAATCGCCCAATAATTCGGAGAATACTGCGACCAGAATTTTGGGACAGGTCTTTTCCCATCTGTCAGTAAACATGTTCGAGAAAAGACCGTTGTATTTTAACCGTTGTATTTTGGATGCATGCCTCGGGTATGAATGGAATGAGATCAAATGGTTATAGGGGAAAAACATAAGCCTGACTCTGTCCGGGCGCAACACTTGGCAGAAGAGCAGGCAGAAGAGCAAACGGTACGGACCGACCATCGCCCCGATGTGGGGAGCCTTTTGCGGCAGGCGCGGGAAAATCATCCTGTCCGCGATCTGGATCAGATCGCGCGGGAATTATGTATCCGCAAACATATGCTGGCGGCGCTGGAAGACAACAACTTCACGATTTTTCCTTCGGCCTGCTATGCCAGCGGTTTTCTAAAGAGCTATGCCACTTACCTGGGGCTGGACGCGACCCAGATACTGGCCCAGTTCAGGCAGGAATTTGACGGGGCCAGTGAACGGGTGGAACTGGTGTTTCCGGAGGCTCCGCCGCGCCGGGAATGGCCGCTGGGCCTGATGGCTTCCGTGGCTACGGTGTGTCTCCTGATTGTGACCGGGGTATGGATTTGGGCGGGAGAGGACACTAAGGTCTCTTCGCTGACGGAAATCGCCAATGTCAGTTCCACGATTTTTGCCTCTGCCGTCGCGGTTACCGATACTCTTCATAAGAGCGTTGATCACGATAAGAGTGTTGATCACGAGACCGTGGGGCGGGAGGCTCTTGGCCCGGATGAGAAAACGTCAGCCGCGACCCC from the Luteithermobacter gelatinilyticus genome contains:
- the ptsP gene encoding phosphoenolpyruvate--protein phosphotransferase, which produces MTPVSSAPRLLLRRLHKIMAGTGSAEDRLNQVVRLIAANMVAEVCSAYFLRGGEILELFATEGLKTSAIHRTRLRVGEGLVGHVASTGTPLSLTDAQNHPKFVYRQETGEEAYHSFLGVPILRAGRVAGVLVIQNRARRQYTEEEVEVLQTVAMVLAELVASGELFDPYEQPEGTLERAATPRFEGVVFSEGLAEGVAVLHEPRVEVIHHISEDPEKEKKRLKKALQDLEQEIDSMMSAEDFRHHGEHREILDVYKLFARDRGWQEKITDAIESGLTAEAAVERVQMENRSRMQQTRDPYLRERLSDLDDLANRLIRHLMGKVGTAAGAALPDNAIVVAQNMGPAELLDYDREKLQAVILQQGSPTAHVAIVARALGIPMVGQVEQAMLHVEEGEQVIVDGVDGVVYFSPQPEILASYQENIRARAELLASYEALRDKPAVTRDGIEIDLFINAGLSVDMDGLERTGALGVGLFRTEFQFMVSATMPKVDIQAEFYRSILESAADKPVVFRTLDIGGDKPVSFLKRDEEANPALGWRAMRISLDRPALLRYQLRALLQATAGKVFYVMFPMIADVSEFQQARAILQRELDWLDKFNKKGPTEIKVGTMLEVPSLLWQLDNLLPLVDFVSVGSNDLMQFFFACDRENPKLADRYDPLSPAALSMLKFIVDKCAEYKVPVTLCGELGGKPLAAMAMLGIGFTRLSIAPASVGPVKMMIRSLDLGQLKSYLDGLLSRPDHSLRGKLIAFARDHGIQI
- a CDS encoding helix-turn-helix domain-containing protein; the encoded protein is MAEEQAEEQTVRTDHRPDVGSLLRQARENHPVRDLDQIARELCIRKHMLAALEDNNFTIFPSACYASGFLKSYATYLGLDATQILAQFRQEFDGASERVELVFPEAPPRREWPLGLMASVATVCLLIVTGVWIWAGEDTKVSSLTEIANVSSTIFASAVAVTDTLHKSVDHDKSVDHETVGREALGPDEKTSAATPILVRNDSNDSNDSVDSAAGIAAGVISKEPARVLAAAVPGGAALADNTQANNIQANNTQADNMPSPDREPASVAPSLRFSLVEQAAAHTSPAEAAQPLAAEGDIRLSAEQDVWVRITGDQGKILMDGVMQAGEAFYVPKRPGLRLMTSNASAVSIYVGGEALSPLGDYGQIVTELALERKKLLQKTAMHAR